The Callospermophilus lateralis isolate mCalLat2 chromosome 3, mCalLat2.hap1, whole genome shotgun sequence genome has a segment encoding these proteins:
- the Nfs1 gene encoding cysteine desulfurase isoform X1: MLLRAAWRRAVLAVAAAVGPKPATPSRGLRLRVVDHAPQSAVASNSEAAPEAESVLRPLYMDVQATTPLDPRVLDAMLPYLINFYGNAHSRTHAYGWESEAAMERARQQVASLIGADPREIIFTSGATESNNIAIKGVARFYRSRKKHLITTQTEHKCVLDSCRSLEAEGFRVTYLPVQKSGIIDLKELEAAIQPDTSLVSVMTVNNEIGVKQPIAEIGRICSSRKVYFHTDAAQAVGKIPLDVNNMKIDLMSISGHKIYGPKGVGAIYIRRRPRVRVEALQSGGGQERGMRSGTVPTPLVVGLGAACEVAQQEMEYDHKRISKLAERLIEKITKSLPDVVMNGDPEHHYPGCINLSFAYVEGESLLMALKDVALSSGSACTSASLEPSYVLRAIGTDEDLAHSSIRFGIGRFTTEEEVDYTAEKCIQHVKRLREMSPLWEMVQDGIDLKSIKWTQH; encoded by the exons ATGCTGCTACGAGCCGCTTGGAGGCGGGCGGTTTTGGCGGTAGCGGCCGCAGTCGGGCCCAAGCCTGCGACGCCCTCCCGGGGGCTGCGCCTGCGCG TTGTAGATCATGCCCCCCAGTCGGCTGTTGCCTCAAATTCAGAGGCTGCCCCTGAGGCAGAGTCAGTGCTGCGACCTCTCTACATGGATGTTCAAGCTACCACTCCTCTG GACCCCCGGGTGCTTGATGCCATGCTACCATACCTCATCAACTTCTATGGGAATGCACACTCTCGGACACATGCTTATGGCTGGGAGAGTGAGGCAGCCATGGAACGTGCTCGCCAG CAAGTAGCATCTCTGATtggagctgatcctcgtgagatcatTTTCACTAGTGGTGCTACTGAATCCAACAACATAGCAATTAAG GGGGTGGCCAGGTTCTACAGATCACGGAAAAAGCACTTGATCACCACCCAGACAGAACACAAATGTGTCTTGGACTCCTGTCGTTCACTGGAAGCTGAGGGTTTTCGGGTCACCTACCTCCCAGTGCAGAAGAGCGGGATCATTGATCTAAAG GAACTGGAGGCTGCCATCCAGCCAGATACCAGCCTGGTTTCAGTTATGACTGTGAACAATGAGATTGGAGTAAAGCAGCCTATTGCAGAAATAG GGCGGATTTGCAGTTCCAGAAAGGTATATTTCCATACGGATGCAGCACAGGCTGTTGGAAAAATCCCACTTGATGTCAACAACATGAAAATTGATCTCATGAGCATCAGTGGTCACAAAATCTATGGTCCTAAAG GGGTTGGTGCCATCTATATCCGCCGCCGTCCCCGAGTGCGTGTGGAGGCCCTGCAGAGTGGAGGGGGGCAGGAGCGGGGTATGCGGTCTGGGACAGTGCCTACACCCTTGGTGGTGGGGCTGGGGGCTGCGTGTGAGGTGGCACAGCAAGAGATGGAG TATGACCACAAACGAATCTCAAAATTAGCAGAGCGACTGATAGAGAAAATAACGAAGAGCCTTCCAGATGTGGTGATGAATGGGGACCCCGAACACCACTATCCTG GCTGTATCAACCTCTCCTTTGCATATGTGGAAGGGGAGAGTCTGCTGATGGCACTCAAGGATGTTGCCTTATCCTCAGGGAG TGCTTGCACCTCTGCATCCCTGGAGCCCTCTTATGTCCTTAGAGCGATTGGCACTGATGAGGATTTAGCACACTCTTCCATCAG GTTTGGCATTGGCCGCTTTACTACAGAGGAGGAAGTAGACTACACTGCAGAGAAATGCATTCAGCATGTGAAGCGTCTTCGAGAAATGAG TCCTCTCTGGGAGATGGTACAGGATGGCATTGACCTCAAGAGCATCAAGTGGACCCAGCACTAG
- the Romo1 gene encoding reactive oxygen species modulator 1 codes for MPVAVGPYGQSQPSCFDRVKMGFVMGCAVGMAAGALFGTFSCLRIGMRGRELMGGIGKTMMQSGGTFGTFMAIGMGIRC; via the exons ATGCCGGTGGCCGTGGGTCCCTACGGGCAGTCCCAGCCAAGCTGCTTCGACCGCGTGAAGATGGGCTTTGTCATGGGTTGTGCCGTGGGCATGGCGGCCGGAGCGCTCTTTGGCACCTTTTCCTGTCTCAG GATCGGAATGCGGGGTCGGGAGCTGATGGGCGGCATTGGGAAAACTATGATGCAGAGTGGCGGCACATTTGGCACATTCATGGCCATCGGAATGGGCATACGATGCTAA
- the Nfs1 gene encoding cysteine desulfurase isoform X2, with product MLLRAAWRRAVLAVAAAVGPKPATPSRGLRLRDHAPQSAVASNSEAAPEAESVLRPLYMDVQATTPLDPRVLDAMLPYLINFYGNAHSRTHAYGWESEAAMERARQQVASLIGADPREIIFTSGATESNNIAIKGVARFYRSRKKHLITTQTEHKCVLDSCRSLEAEGFRVTYLPVQKSGIIDLKELEAAIQPDTSLVSVMTVNNEIGVKQPIAEIGRICSSRKVYFHTDAAQAVGKIPLDVNNMKIDLMSISGHKIYGPKGVGAIYIRRRPRVRVEALQSGGGQERGMRSGTVPTPLVVGLGAACEVAQQEMEYDHKRISKLAERLIEKITKSLPDVVMNGDPEHHYPGCINLSFAYVEGESLLMALKDVALSSGSACTSASLEPSYVLRAIGTDEDLAHSSIRFGIGRFTTEEEVDYTAEKCIQHVKRLREMSPLWEMVQDGIDLKSIKWTQH from the exons ATGCTGCTACGAGCCGCTTGGAGGCGGGCGGTTTTGGCGGTAGCGGCCGCAGTCGGGCCCAAGCCTGCGACGCCCTCCCGGGGGCTGCGCCTGCGCG ATCATGCCCCCCAGTCGGCTGTTGCCTCAAATTCAGAGGCTGCCCCTGAGGCAGAGTCAGTGCTGCGACCTCTCTACATGGATGTTCAAGCTACCACTCCTCTG GACCCCCGGGTGCTTGATGCCATGCTACCATACCTCATCAACTTCTATGGGAATGCACACTCTCGGACACATGCTTATGGCTGGGAGAGTGAGGCAGCCATGGAACGTGCTCGCCAG CAAGTAGCATCTCTGATtggagctgatcctcgtgagatcatTTTCACTAGTGGTGCTACTGAATCCAACAACATAGCAATTAAG GGGGTGGCCAGGTTCTACAGATCACGGAAAAAGCACTTGATCACCACCCAGACAGAACACAAATGTGTCTTGGACTCCTGTCGTTCACTGGAAGCTGAGGGTTTTCGGGTCACCTACCTCCCAGTGCAGAAGAGCGGGATCATTGATCTAAAG GAACTGGAGGCTGCCATCCAGCCAGATACCAGCCTGGTTTCAGTTATGACTGTGAACAATGAGATTGGAGTAAAGCAGCCTATTGCAGAAATAG GGCGGATTTGCAGTTCCAGAAAGGTATATTTCCATACGGATGCAGCACAGGCTGTTGGAAAAATCCCACTTGATGTCAACAACATGAAAATTGATCTCATGAGCATCAGTGGTCACAAAATCTATGGTCCTAAAG GGGTTGGTGCCATCTATATCCGCCGCCGTCCCCGAGTGCGTGTGGAGGCCCTGCAGAGTGGAGGGGGGCAGGAGCGGGGTATGCGGTCTGGGACAGTGCCTACACCCTTGGTGGTGGGGCTGGGGGCTGCGTGTGAGGTGGCACAGCAAGAGATGGAG TATGACCACAAACGAATCTCAAAATTAGCAGAGCGACTGATAGAGAAAATAACGAAGAGCCTTCCAGATGTGGTGATGAATGGGGACCCCGAACACCACTATCCTG GCTGTATCAACCTCTCCTTTGCATATGTGGAAGGGGAGAGTCTGCTGATGGCACTCAAGGATGTTGCCTTATCCTCAGGGAG TGCTTGCACCTCTGCATCCCTGGAGCCCTCTTATGTCCTTAGAGCGATTGGCACTGATGAGGATTTAGCACACTCTTCCATCAG GTTTGGCATTGGCCGCTTTACTACAGAGGAGGAAGTAGACTACACTGCAGAGAAATGCATTCAGCATGTGAAGCGTCTTCGAGAAATGAG TCCTCTCTGGGAGATGGTACAGGATGGCATTGACCTCAAGAGCATCAAGTGGACCCAGCACTAG